Proteins encoded in a region of the Micropterus dolomieu isolate WLL.071019.BEF.003 ecotype Adirondacks linkage group LG07, ASM2129224v1, whole genome shotgun sequence genome:
- the LOC123974050 gene encoding cilia- and flagella-associated protein 65-like, with the protein MLAEVRGSDTLGSGAPWKSSTAGKDIKDPGIRQKHRGGKRLRQVSSQRNCFLGLEMKRELVWEDWDLQGEFTKTLVLKNTHSKLQKLHIRPPESKFFTTLIPQIIVLSPGTSYSMPITFRPLQRCEYEDSIEFQGKDGSFQVCLRATIPCHALEVPDSVLLPLCAVQHSSCATFMLRNVSKLQTCFQWECAAPFQLSPEQGLLMPGQECDITVVFRPQEAVVYQQQANCRFGEEGDKTESCCTVLLQGLAKYPCLQLRNPNTKDEKEQCGPVLHFGSVAIGQSLQKSFDIFNPSPVTASVSLSRLSSNVHLLGSEFSCDVTSGKVRPGGSLRATVTYTPAVVDTVSVEYLSLKCRGALNKTLLKLTGNCLGPKVSMSSSVVDFGCVEEGAAVVQTVELVNSSPVLAVYQWDLDCSGHSVFTIQPASGTVHPHSRATLKVVYRPTQPIAHHRRVACLILHREPMMLDLIGTCHSELQKPATLKPEHLVLYELHWYRGQDIVSDMKQDHNVHLDQEGVICPPEEQAQKRSDSAGVVSRTSMEEYYQSCLGCMDPVSSSSSVSSPHVTVVPSELLFNHKISSSLSTSSSSSQAVSITNHTKGKLSLVWTAAQDSPFSVSPSSCDLAPLKSTSFRVTYDPKQLNTLHGAQLECFAYYKDNHIEERLLCPPWCVTVRVVGHSFQPGKEHFIPCCTLKPPRVEFPALSVLSYRTVLLQNCGDLPLTFCLDHISNPAMPESVSVVPSCGLIQPGNHQILTLRTTPTEDSPKQGFRLHLQLNESQHTKEVTVVNVVEKLHVSLEGNSLYFQPTALGSRTQRSHYIRNLSRLPLRFQWSIPEPDQELIFVEPDAGELHPNESSVQIWYFSPLAEKTYTLNPTLSFWPIQTPGCNKSHLTLEVVGMGSKGFIENKTYSLPSSSRALANHNGANFTALLGASNSSAHSWSE; encoded by the exons ATGTTAGCTGAGGTTCGGGGCTCTGACACCTTGGGTTCAGGTGCACCATGGAAATCCTCCACCGCTGGGAAGGATATCAAA GATCCAGGGATTCGCCAGAAGCATCGGGGTGGAAAGCGCCTGCGACAAGTATCCAGCCAAAGAAACTGCTTCTTAGGGTTGGAAATGAAGCGAGAGCTGGTCTGGGAAGACTGGGACCTGCAAGGAGAGTTCACCAAGACATTAGTGTTAAAGAATACTCATAGCAAGCTGCAGAAGCTACACATCAG GCCTCCAGAGTCCAAGTTTTTCACCACCTTGATCCCCCAGATAATTGTTCTCAGCCCAGGGACTTCCTACTCAATGCCAATCACCTTTAGACCACTCCAAAGG TGTGAGTATGAAGACAGCATTGAGTTTCAAGGTAAAGATGGCAGTTTCCAGGTATGTCTCCGTGCCACCATTCCCTGTCATGCCCTGGAGGTCCCTGACTCTGTGCTGCTGCCACTCTGTGCTGTTCAGCACTCCTCATGTGCTACTTTCATGCTCAGAAATGTCAG TAAACTCCAGACATGCTTCCAGTGGGAGTGTGCAGCACCGTTCCAGCTAAGCCCTGAGCAAGGCCTGTTGATGCCGGGCCAGGAGTGTGACATCACTGTGGTCTTCCGGCCACAAGAGGCGGTGGTGTATCAGCAACAGGCCAACTGCAGGTTTGGAGAAGAAGGGGACAAAACAGAGAGCTGTTGTACTGTGCTTCTGCAGGGACTAG CCAAGTACCCATGTCTTCAGCTGAGAAATCCAAATACCAAGGATGAAAAAGAACAGTGTGGTCCAGTGCTGCACTTTGGCTCTGTGGCAATTGGTCAAAGCTTACAGAAATCTTTTGACATCTTCAACCCCTCCCCT GTAACTgcgtctgtctctctttcacgATTGTCCAGTAACGTGCATTTGTTGGGGTCAGAGTTCAGCTGTGATGTGACTAGTGGAAAGGTGAGGCCTGGTGGATCACTACGGGCTACAGTTACCTATACTCCTGCTGTGGTGGATACTGTCTCTGTCGAGTACTTATCTCTAAAATGTAGAGGGGCGCTCAACAAAACTCTGCTCAAACTCACTGGAAACTGCCTAG GTCCCAAAGTTTCCATGTCCTCCtctgtggtggactttggctgtGTTGAGGAAGGAGCAGCAGTTGTACAGACAGTGGAACTGGTTAATTCTTCGCCCGTTTTGGCTGTCTACCAATGGGATCTTGACTGTAGTGGCCACAGTGTGTTCACAATCCAGCCAGCAAGTGGCACTGTACACCCACATAGTCGTGCCACACTGAAGGTGGTGTATAGGCCCACACAGCCTATTGCACATCACAGAAGAGTGGCATGTCTCATACTGCACAGG GAACCCATGATGCTTGACCTGATTGGTACCTGTCACTCAGAGCTCCAAAAACCCGCCACACTGAAACCTGAACACTTGGTTTTGTACGAGCTCCACTGGTACCGCGGACAGGACATTGTCAGTGACATGAAGCAAGATCATAATGTACACTTGGACCAAGAGGGAGTGATCTGTCCCCCGGAGGAG CAGGCACAAAAGAGATCGGACAGTGCTGGTGTTGTGTCGAGAACTTCCATGGAGGAATATTACCAGTCCTGCTTGGGGTGCATGGATCCAGTCTCTTCCAGTTCTTCTGTATCATCTCCACATGTAACTGTGGTGCCCAGTGAGCTACTGTTTAATCACAAAATATCCTCTTCTTTGTCtacttcatcctcttcctctcagGCTGTGTCCATCACCAACCATACCAAGGGGAAACTCAG CCTGGTGTGGACTGCTGCGCAAGATTCTCcgttttctgtctctccttcatCATGTGACCTGGCTCCACTGAAGTCTACCTCATTCAGGGTGACCTATGACCCCAAGCAGCTCAATACTCTGCACGGAGCGCAGCTTGAGTGTTTTGCATACTACAAG GACAATCATATAGAGGAGCGACTGCTGTGTCCACCCTGGTGTGTGACTGTTAGAGTCGTAGGACACTCCTTCCAGCCAGGCAAAGAGCACTTCATCCCTTGCTGCACCCTGAAGCCCCCTCGAGTG GAATTCCCAGCCCTTAGTGTTCTTTCCTATCGGACAGTGCTCCTTCAAAATTGTGGAGACCTGCCCCTCACTTTCTGTCTGGACCACATCTCAAACCCTGCCATGCCAGAATCTGTGTCTGTAGTGCCGAGCTGTGGTTTGATCCAGCCTGGGAATCATCAAATCCTCACCCTCAGAACAACTCCCACAGAAGACAGTCCCAAGCAGGGGTTCAGATTACACCTTCAGCTCAATGAATCTCAGCACACAAAG GAAGTGACAGTTGTCAATGTGGTGGAAAAGCTGCATGTGTCTCTGGAAGGAAACAGTTTATATTTCCAGCCAACAGCGCTGGGCTCACGGACACAGCGCTCCCACTACATCAGGAACCTCAGCCGACTACCTCTACG GTTCCAATGGAGCATTCCAGAGCCAGACCAGGAGCTTATCTTTGTTGAACCAGATGCTGGTGAACTGCATCCTAATGAGAGCTCA GTCCAGATATGGTATTTCAGCCCACTGGCAGAGAAAACATACACACTCAATCCCACTCTGTCTTTCTGGCCGATCCAGACACCTGGGTGTAACAAGTCACACCTTACCCTTGAAGTGGTGGGAATGGGCTCTAAAGGCTTCATAGAG AATAAAACGTATAGCCTGCCCTCGAGCTCCAGGGCTCTGGCCAATCACAATGGAGCAAACTTTACAGCGCTGTTGGGTGCCAGTAATTCTTCAGCTCACTCCTGGAGTGAGTGA
- the LOC123973966 gene encoding motor neuron and pancreas homeobox protein 1-like, whose translation MTTTMEKSKNFRIDALLAHDVEQRTDSDGASPGLYYSRSPDGSPVSNRGSETPSPHPNPTISSSAQPGVLSKSQLFNLSQSAFTALHQGGLLGMHPGSMYPLAALGGQHHAFIYPGFTQLVQPYPEQLKGATVAATHALEPWIRAGMMIPRVGEYGAIAQAGLFGKCRRPRTAFTSQQLLQLENQFKLNKYLSRPKRFEVATTLMLTETQVKIWFQNRRMKWKRSRKAKEQANPTSPVTDTDRTDMDIHSAKPQTDSHSSSLEEEEEIEGEDEDEKEEIEVLRASSFGPGFMRHAGGETGNYGSYSEEELEEGGPITRSGVFP comes from the exons ATGACTACCACCATGGAGAAATCTAAAAACTTTCGCATTGATGCGCTACTGGCGCACGACGTGGAACAGAGGACTGACAGCGACGGTGCGTCCCCGGGGTTGTATTACAGCAGGAGCCCCGACGGCAGTCCGGTGTCAAACCGCGGTTCAGAGACGCCCTCCCCTCATCCAAACCCAACAATCTCCTCTTCAGCCCAGCCAGGAGTCCTATCCAAATCCCAGCTCTTCAACTTGTCCCAGTCAGCATTCACTGCTCTGCACCAAGGCGGTCTCCTCGGAATGCACCCGGGCTCCATGTATCCTCTGGCGGCTCTCGGAGGCCAACACCACGCCTTCATATACCCCGGCTTCACGCAACTGGTCCAACCATACCCGGAGCAGCTGAAGGGGGCCACCGTGGCCGCGACGCACGCGCTGGAGCCCTGGATCAGAGCCGGGATGATGATACCCAGAGTCGGAGAATATGGTG CCATAGCCCAGGCAGGTTTGTTTGGGAAGTGTCGGAGACCCAGGACAGCTTTCACCAGCCAGCAGCTACTGCAACTAGAAAACCAGTTCAAACTCAACAAGTACCTGTCCAGGCCTAAACGCTTTGAGGTGGCCACCACTCTCATGCTGACTGAGACTCAG GTTAAGATCTGGTTCCAGAACAGACGTATGAAGTGGAAGAGAAGTCGTAAAGCCAAGGAACAAGCAAACCCGACCTCCCCAGTGACTGACACAGACAGAACTGACATGGATATACACAGCGCCAAGCCTCAGACTGATTCACACAGCTCCAGCcttgaggaggaagaggagatagAAGGGGAGGACGAGGATGAAAAAGAGGAGATAGAGGTGCTGAGGGCAAGTTCTTTTGGCCCTGGCTTCATGAGGCATGCTGGAGGAGAAACAGGGAACTATGGCTCTTACTCAGAGGAGGAGCTAGAGGAGGGAGGCCCAATAACAAGGAGTGGGGTTTTCCCATAG